A stretch of Gemmatimonas aurantiaca T-27 DNA encodes these proteins:
- a CDS encoding helix-turn-helix domain-containing protein, producing the protein MDCFSMPCDTLSHVTSLIFRRDAGIYTSITFMKEEFLEVGWTCWYTYQQVRLAYRKRCYSQVAQLGLRNNKSGLNRLARKRDSRPLNIFFGERDTDILTLYKYDISSITSAYVRFIIHMATSEILPVRLRESMRQLGRGISIARRRRKLTAAMMAERIGVGRQTYQRVEQGDPNVAMGTYLMALFVLGLEWGGLERSADPQADETGTALDLADLPKTVRPKRTPRPK; encoded by the coding sequence ATGGATTGCTTCTCGATGCCATGTGACACGCTCTCTCATGTCACCTCTTTAATTTTTCGGCGTGATGCTGGTATATATACCAGCATCACGTTCATGAAAGAAGAATTTCTAGAAGTGGGGTGGACCTGCTGGTATACATACCAGCAGGTCCGCCTTGCTTATAGAAAGCGGTGTTATTCGCAAGTCGCCCAGCTCGGTTTGAGGAACAACAAAAGTGGTCTGAACCGCCTGGCTCGAAAACGTGATAGTAGACCTCTCAATATCTTCTTTGGAGAGAGAGACACGGATATATTGACACTCTATAAGTATGATATATCATCCATTACAAGCGCATATGTACGTTTTATCATCCATATGGCGACATCTGAGATCCTTCCCGTTCGCCTCCGTGAATCCATGCGTCAGCTCGGCCGCGGGATCAGTATCGCGCGTCGGAGGCGCAAGCTCACGGCAGCGATGATGGCTGAACGCATTGGGGTCGGCCGCCAAACCTACCAGCGTGTCGAGCAAGGGGACCCCAACGTGGCGATGGGGACATACCTTATGGCGCTTTTTGTGCTCGGCCTAGAATGGGGGGGTCTTGAGCGCAGCGCCGATCCGCAGGCCGACGAGACGGGCACAGCGCTCGACTTGGCGGACCTGCCCAAGACTGTACGTCCGAAGCGGACACCTCGGCCGAAATAG
- a CDS encoding glycosyltransferase family 117 protein, producing MTDNSSTTFLRRSVLSPLGGAACALTLILAGFANLWSGGTDLASVLLTVGYIGAVPAALWWFGNSDPVAASTQDAPPYAVAASVGAVVLLLYVVTLAPTTAMWDASEYIAAAKVLGIPHPPGNPLFVLVAHAFALIPFPLTYAGRVNLLAATTSAISAAIWFLVAHRTLRGWQLPKVPRLVIAAAASTLGATCFTVWNQSVVNEKVYTVAMLGLAASAWCALQWHDTPAHGRRSTSWLLLFVYICAVGYTNHPAGFLPLPAFGVYVLWRRVSTLLQWRTLLAAGGMLCAGLTLFLYQPIRAAHHPAINVGEPTACVSAPEFSCTFSKETYRLVMANVQREQYGGHKVAQRQAPLAAQFGMWWQYFEWQMLRDAAQQMPGLQRALAIVALALGLFGGWTHFRRDRESFAFFGPLVFTLTPALIVYLNFRYGATQAPDLGESVEREVRDRDYFFLWSFATWSVWMALGLGALWQTLAERFANARAPQRSWLVTSVVMLAALIPLVGNAGAAPRHGQNFTSAWARDLLESVSPNGILVTNGDNDSFPVWYAQLVEGVRPDVTIAITPYLNADWFARHLVSDVDRIPPYVELQQPALFEHGQIRATIPPGLHLRDQLVVLQLIKNDFPRRPIHFSVGGYPRGIGLQDYVVNHGLTQRLLERPASEYPAYLSIGGAYVDTPVSDSLWAQYQGPGAVLAQGQWIDTPSVGIPYAYSVIGQLIGYSKLARGDSLGAERVLLRADSIARVIGIAQ from the coding sequence ATGACCGACAATTCAAGCACGACCTTCCTGCGGCGTTCCGTGCTCTCGCCGCTGGGTGGAGCGGCGTGTGCCCTGACACTGATTCTCGCGGGTTTCGCGAACCTGTGGTCTGGCGGCACCGACCTCGCCTCTGTCCTGCTGACGGTGGGCTACATCGGCGCAGTCCCAGCAGCGCTGTGGTGGTTTGGAAACAGTGATCCCGTAGCGGCGAGCACCCAGGATGCTCCACCCTATGCCGTGGCCGCCTCGGTTGGTGCCGTGGTGCTGTTGCTGTACGTCGTGACGCTCGCACCCACCACCGCCATGTGGGATGCCAGCGAATACATCGCCGCCGCCAAGGTGTTGGGCATTCCCCATCCGCCAGGCAATCCGCTGTTCGTGCTGGTGGCCCATGCCTTCGCACTGATCCCGTTCCCGCTGACATACGCGGGGCGCGTGAATCTGCTTGCCGCCACCACCAGTGCCATCAGTGCCGCGATCTGGTTCCTCGTCGCGCACCGCACGTTGCGGGGCTGGCAGTTGCCCAAAGTCCCGCGTCTCGTCATCGCGGCCGCGGCCTCCACACTCGGCGCCACCTGCTTCACCGTGTGGAACCAAAGTGTGGTGAACGAGAAGGTGTACACGGTGGCCATGCTCGGTCTTGCCGCATCGGCATGGTGCGCCCTGCAGTGGCATGACACCCCCGCACATGGTCGACGCTCGACAAGCTGGTTGCTGTTGTTCGTGTATATCTGCGCCGTCGGCTACACCAATCACCCGGCGGGTTTCCTGCCATTGCCGGCGTTTGGTGTGTATGTGCTCTGGCGTCGTGTTTCCACGCTGCTGCAATGGCGTACGCTACTCGCCGCCGGTGGCATGTTGTGCGCCGGTCTCACGCTGTTCCTGTATCAGCCCATCCGCGCGGCCCATCATCCGGCCATCAATGTGGGTGAACCCACGGCTTGCGTCAGTGCACCGGAATTCTCCTGCACGTTCAGCAAGGAGACGTACCGTCTGGTGATGGCCAACGTGCAGCGGGAACAGTACGGCGGTCACAAGGTGGCACAGCGCCAGGCGCCACTCGCCGCGCAGTTTGGTATGTGGTGGCAGTACTTCGAATGGCAGATGTTGCGTGACGCGGCGCAACAGATGCCCGGTCTGCAGCGCGCGTTGGCTATCGTGGCGCTCGCGCTCGGGCTATTCGGTGGCTGGACACACTTTCGACGTGATCGCGAGTCGTTCGCGTTCTTCGGCCCGCTGGTGTTCACGCTCACCCCCGCGCTGATCGTCTATCTCAACTTCCGGTATGGTGCGACCCAGGCACCCGACCTCGGAGAGAGCGTCGAGCGGGAAGTGCGTGACCGCGACTACTTCTTCCTGTGGAGCTTCGCAACCTGGAGCGTGTGGATGGCGCTCGGACTCGGCGCGCTGTGGCAGACACTGGCTGAGCGTTTTGCCAATGCACGCGCGCCGCAACGAAGCTGGCTCGTCACGTCGGTCGTCATGCTCGCGGCACTGATTCCGCTGGTCGGCAATGCCGGTGCGGCTCCACGACATGGACAGAACTTCACAAGCGCGTGGGCGCGTGATTTGCTCGAGTCGGTCTCCCCCAACGGCATCCTCGTCACCAATGGGGACAACGACTCGTTTCCGGTGTGGTACGCACAGTTGGTGGAAGGTGTGCGTCCCGATGTGACCATTGCCATCACACCCTATCTCAACGCCGACTGGTTCGCACGTCATCTGGTGTCCGATGTGGACCGGATTCCGCCCTACGTCGAACTGCAACAACCGGCGCTCTTCGAACACGGGCAGATCCGCGCGACGATTCCTCCCGGACTGCACCTGCGCGATCAGCTCGTGGTGCTGCAACTCATCAAAAACGACTTCCCGCGGCGCCCCATACACTTTTCCGTGGGCGGGTACCCGCGTGGTATCGGATTGCAGGACTACGTGGTGAATCACGGACTCACGCAGCGTCTGCTCGAGCGACCAGCGTCCGAGTATCCAGCCTACCTGTCCATCGGCGGTGCCTATGTCGATACGCCGGTCAGTGATTCATTGTGGGCGCAGTACCAAGGCCCCGGCGCAGTGCTCGCACAGGGGCAGTGGATCGATACCCCGTCGGTGGGCATCCCCTATGCGTATTCGGTCATCGGTCAGCTCATTGGCTACAGCAAGTTGGCGCGCGGTGATTCGTTGGGCGCCGAACGGGTGTTGCTGCGCGCCGACTCCATCGCGCGCGTGATCGGCATTGCGCAATAG
- a CDS encoding RNA polymerase sigma factor yields MPPHPSPTPSEHGNASTGTALPDAVLVQHVLGGHVEAFATLVDRHHAHCLRVATHLLGNADDADDVVQEAFVRAYRHLGRYSERDRFVAWLLRIVVNQCRSRATREARYTALEPHLHEGLLVDDADATHADRREELAVALAQLAPDQREAIVLRFGEELSYDEMATVTGAGVSALKMRVQRACARLRTLLSEHLS; encoded by the coding sequence GTGCCTCCGCATCCCTCCCCCACGCCATCCGAGCACGGCAACGCGTCCACCGGAACCGCGCTGCCGGATGCGGTATTGGTGCAGCACGTGCTGGGCGGCCATGTGGAGGCGTTTGCCACCCTCGTGGATCGTCATCATGCGCACTGCCTGCGTGTGGCGACGCACCTGTTGGGGAACGCCGACGATGCCGATGACGTGGTCCAGGAAGCCTTCGTGCGGGCGTACCGTCATCTCGGCCGCTACAGTGAACGTGATCGGTTTGTCGCCTGGTTGCTGCGCATCGTGGTGAACCAGTGCCGGAGCCGAGCCACGCGTGAAGCACGCTACACGGCACTGGAGCCGCATTTGCATGAAGGGCTGCTGGTCGACGACGCGGATGCCACACACGCCGATCGTCGCGAAGAATTGGCGGTTGCCCTCGCCCAGCTCGCCCCCGACCAGCGCGAAGCCATCGTGTTGCGCTTCGGGGAAGAACTTTCGTATGACGAGATGGCCACCGTCACCGGCGCCGGCGTTTCAGCGCTCAAGATGCGTGTGCAACGCGCCTGCGCCCGTCTCAGGACCCTGTTGTCGGAGCATCTGTCATGA
- a CDS encoding M20/M25/M40 family metallo-hydrolase, which yields MFRSPATRSRPLRALLSAAAPFVFASSPALLTAQAATPATAPTPVPSSEDPRIHEMVSSASVARIESDIRTLVAFGTRHTLSDTMSTTRGIGAARRWIYAEFQKIAKDCNGCLEVRYVAEIWKGDPNGRIKQDVNVVNVVAILRGRTEPNRYVVHTGDIDSRVSDVMNATSESPGANDNASGIAAILEAARLLSKHRPNASVAFVALSAEEQGLFGGEIVAKVAKAEGWRIDAVINNDMVGNTRGIDGVHENTKARVFAPGLPANTPAAELRRILTNGGELDTPSRQLARYIDTVADRYFPNLDVEIIYRLDRYGRGGHHTPFFNMGAAAVRLMEAHEDYTRQHQDLRTDKGIKYGDVLEGVDFDYAAKMTALDAATLLSLAWAPAAPDSATITGAVQPSARLRWKPSPSPDVIGYRVYWRKPSEVNWTRSRFVGNVTDFTVQNVIIDNYFFGVAAVGRNGQESLVAFPR from the coding sequence ATGTTCCGCTCTCCGGCGACCCGCTCCCGTCCCCTGCGTGCGCTGCTTTCGGCGGCCGCGCCCTTCGTTTTTGCGTCCAGCCCGGCGCTCCTCACGGCTCAGGCAGCCACACCGGCCACGGCACCAACCCCGGTGCCCTCGTCCGAAGACCCGCGGATCCACGAGATGGTCTCGTCGGCCTCCGTGGCCCGCATTGAAAGTGATATCCGCACGCTGGTGGCGTTTGGCACGCGGCACACGTTGTCCGACACCATGTCCACCACCCGCGGTATCGGCGCCGCGCGGCGCTGGATCTACGCCGAGTTCCAGAAGATTGCCAAGGACTGCAATGGCTGTCTCGAGGTCCGGTACGTGGCGGAGATCTGGAAGGGCGATCCAAATGGCCGCATCAAGCAGGACGTGAACGTGGTCAACGTGGTGGCCATTCTGCGCGGGCGCACGGAGCCCAATCGCTACGTGGTGCACACGGGTGATATCGATTCCCGGGTGTCGGACGTCATGAATGCGACATCGGAATCGCCGGGTGCCAACGACAATGCGAGCGGCATCGCGGCCATTCTCGAAGCGGCGCGTCTGCTGTCGAAGCATCGTCCCAATGCCTCCGTGGCGTTTGTGGCGCTGTCGGCGGAAGAACAGGGGTTGTTTGGTGGCGAGATCGTGGCCAAGGTGGCCAAAGCCGAAGGCTGGCGCATCGACGCCGTGATCAACAACGACATGGTGGGCAACACGCGCGGTATCGATGGTGTACATGAAAACACCAAGGCGCGTGTGTTTGCGCCGGGATTGCCGGCCAACACGCCAGCCGCCGAACTGCGTCGCATTCTCACCAACGGTGGTGAACTCGATACCCCGTCGCGTCAGCTCGCACGTTACATCGACACGGTGGCCGATCGCTATTTCCCGAACCTCGATGTCGAGATCATCTACCGTCTCGACCGCTACGGACGTGGCGGGCATCACACGCCGTTCTTCAACATGGGTGCAGCGGCCGTGCGTCTGATGGAAGCACACGAAGACTACACCAGACAGCACCAGGACCTGCGCACCGACAAGGGCATCAAGTACGGTGATGTGCTGGAAGGTGTGGACTTCGACTACGCGGCGAAGATGACCGCGCTCGATGCGGCCACGCTGCTGTCACTGGCCTGGGCGCCTGCCGCGCCCGATTCGGCCACCATCACCGGCGCCGTACAGCCGTCAGCGCGCTTGCGCTGGAAGCCGTCGCCGTCGCCCGACGTGATCGGCTATCGTGTGTACTGGCGCAAGCCGAGCGAAGTGAACTGGACGCGTTCCCGCTTCGTTGGCAACGTGACGGACTTCACGGTGCAGAATGTCATCATCGACAACTACTTCTTCGGTGTGGCAGCGGTGGGTCGCAACGGACAGGAGAGTCTGGTGGCGTTTCCGCGCTGA
- a CDS encoding SGNH/GDSL hydrolase family protein, which produces MRRLLRLRTTLLTLAFGLLPMNTEAQSVSSIDFANLARYQADNARIGAPARGERRVVFMGNSITEGWVPFFPAMFPGKPYIGRGISGQTTPQMLLRFRQDVIALKPVAVVILAGTNDIAGNTGPSTLEMIEDKIASMAELASANGIRVVLCSVLPVFDYRWKPGLEPAPKIVALNRWIKQYAASHRHTYVDYHTPMADARQGLRAEYGSDGVHPNEAGYRVMAPLVEAGIRKALGR; this is translated from the coding sequence CACCCTCGCCTTCGGCCTGTTACCCATGAACACCGAGGCCCAGTCGGTGTCATCGATCGATTTTGCGAATCTTGCCCGCTACCAGGCAGACAATGCGCGCATCGGTGCGCCGGCACGCGGCGAACGGCGTGTGGTGTTCATGGGCAATTCGATCACCGAAGGCTGGGTGCCGTTCTTCCCGGCCATGTTTCCCGGCAAGCCCTACATCGGACGCGGCATCAGCGGCCAGACCACACCACAAATGCTCCTGCGCTTCCGGCAGGATGTGATCGCCCTCAAGCCGGTGGCCGTGGTGATTCTGGCCGGCACCAATGACATCGCGGGCAATACGGGCCCGTCGACGCTCGAGATGATCGAGGACAAGATCGCGTCCATGGCCGAACTGGCATCCGCGAACGGCATTCGCGTGGTGTTGTGCTCCGTACTACCCGTGTTCGACTACCGCTGGAAGCCCGGTCTCGAACCGGCACCGAAGATTGTCGCACTCAATCGTTGGATCAAACAGTACGCTGCTTCACACCGCCACACCTACGTGGATTATCACACCCCCATGGCCGATGCCCGACAGGGATTGCGTGCCGAGTATGGCAGTGACGGCGTGCACCCCAATGAAGCCGGCTATCGCGTGATGGCCCCGCTGGTGGAGGCCGGTATTCGCAAGGCTCTGGGTCGATAG